In Equus caballus isolate H_3958 breed thoroughbred chromosome 7, TB-T2T, whole genome shotgun sequence, one DNA window encodes the following:
- the OR7E221 gene encoding olfactory receptor family 7 subfamily E member 221 (The RefSeq protein has 1 substitution compared to this genomic sequence) → MELQNLTHISEFLLLGLSDDPELQPLLFGLFLSMYLVTVLGNLLIILVVSCDSHLHTPMYFFLSNLSLADIGFITTTVPKMLVNIQTHSKSITYAGCLTQVSFFLLFGCLDSLLLAMMACDRLVAICHPLHYPVIMKPHLCVLLFLVSFFISLLDSQVHYLMVSQLIFCTDLEIPNFFCDVSQLLNLACSDTSANNIVIFFGGTISGFLPISVIVFSYYRIVSSILRLSSSGGKYKAFSTCGSHLSVVCLFYGTGLGVYLSSAVSSSPRKDAVASVMYTVVTPMLNPFIYSLRNRDIKSALWRVASRIA, encoded by the coding sequence ATGGAACTCCAGAATCTAACACATATCTCAGAATTCCTCCTCCTGGGCCTCTCAGATGATCCAGAACTTCAGCCTCTTCTCTTTGGACTGTTCCTGTCCATGTACCTGGTCACTGTGCTggggaacctgctcatcatcctggTGGTCAGCTGTGATTCTCACCTCCatacccccatgtacttcttcctctccaacctgtcCTTGGCTGACATTGGTTTCATCACCACTACAGTCCCCAAGATGCTGGTGAATATCCAGACACACAGTAAATCCATCACCTATGCAGGCTGCCTAACTCAAGTgtccttttttttactttttggatGTTTGGACAGTCTACTCTTGGCCATGATGGCCTGTGACCGGTTGGTGGCCATTTGTCACCCCCTTCACTACCCAGTCATCATGAAGCCCCATTTGTGTGTCTTGTTGTTTCTGGTATCATTTTTCATCAGCCTTTTGGACTCCCAGGTTCATTACTTGATGGTATCACAACTTATCTTCTGCACAGACCTGGAAATCCCTAATTTCTTTTGTGATGTTTCTCAGCTTCTCAACCTTGCCTGTTCTGACACCTCCGCCAATAACATAGTCATATTTTTTGGTGGGACCATCTCTGGTTTTCTCCCTATCTCAGTAATTGTTTTCTCTTACTACAGAATTGTTTCCTCCATTCTGAGACTCTCATCATCGGGTGGGAAGCATAAAGCCTTCTCTACCTGTGGCTCTCACCTCTcagttgtttgcttattttatggAACAGGCCTTGGAGTGTACCTCAGTTCAGCTGTCTcatcttccccaaggaaggatgcagtggcttcagtgatGTACACTGTGGTCACCCCTATGCTAAACCccttcatctacagcctgaggaacaggGACATCAAGAGCGCTCTGTGGAGGGTTGCCAGCAGAATAGCCTAA